DNA from Kitasatospora viridis:
GGTTCGGGTGAGCGGGGCGGCGCGCGGTTTCCCGTGCGCCGCCCCTCGCACGGGTGGTCGTCGGAGCGTCAGCCGCCCGGGTCGCCCTGGGCATGCCAAGCTTGACGCTCCGTCAGGACGACCCAGGAGGCCGCCTTGAGTCCCTTCGGCAAGCCGCCGTTCCCCGCGCCGTACCAGCAGCCGCACCCGCACGAGTACGTCCGCCGCCTCGCCCCGCTGCGCTACCGCAGCCCCGACTTCAGCCGCGGACTGCTCCGCGCCACCCTCGCCGAACTGCGCCGCCGGCGCGGGCGCCGCCGGCTCAAGGTCGTCGACCTCGCCTGCGGCTACGGGATCAACGCCGCGCTGCTCAAGCACGGCGTCGACTTCGCCGGCCTGGCCCGGCTCTACACCTGCCCCGCCGACCCGGACGGCCCGCTGGCCCGCGACCGGGCGCACTTCGGCGCGCGCTGGGTGGACCGCTCGCTGACCGTCGTCGGCGTGGACACCGCCGGGGCGGCCACCGACTACGGGCTGGCCAGCGGGCTGCTCGACGCCGTGGTGCGCACCGACCTGGAGCGGGCCGAACCGACCGACGCCGACCGGGAGGCCCTGGGCGGGGCCGACCTGGTGCTGGCGACCGGCGGCTTCACCACGCTCTCCCGGGTGCTCGCACTGCAGACCACCCCGCCGGCGGTGCTCGGCTGGCCGGTGTACGGGCAGCCGACCGAGGAGATCGTCAGCTGCCTGACCGCGCACCGGCTCACCGTCACCCGGGCCGACGCGCTCCCGCGCCACCAGCGCCACTTCGCCAGCCCGACCGAGCGCGAGGCCTACCACTACGCGCTGCGCCGCCAGCGGCTGCCCGTGGCGGGCTCGCCAGCGGAGCACAGCGTGTGCGTGACGCCGCTGCTGGCGCTGCCGCAGCGGTGAGGCGGCCGCGCCGCCCGGCCGTCGGACGAACGGCCGGGCGGCGCGGGTGCTACCAGCCGCGGTGGTTCGGGGTCTCCCGGGCGACCACCCACTCCACGAACACCGCCACGCCGCCGACGGCCGCGCCCAGCAGGAGCAGCACGCCGCCGGCGGTGGCCGCCACACCGGTCTTGGTCCAGAGCAGGCCGGCGACCATCGCGAGGACCGCCCCGTTGCGCCAGTTCGCCGCCCGGTCCGCCGTCCGGGCGGCCCGGGAGGCGACCACCGGCTCCGCCGTGCGCTCCAGGGCGATGTAGTCGTTGCGCCTGGTGGTGAGGTCGGCCACGGTCGCGAACACGTTCCTCGCCAACCGGCGGCTCGGACCGCAGACGTAGCAGCTGACCTCGCCGGGAGCGGTCGCACTCGCCAGCGTCCGGCTGGTGCACTGGCCGACCGCGAGCTGGAGCCGGTGCGCGCCGGGCGGCACCTCGAAGCGCCGCGTCTCCCCGTGTCCGATGGTGCCCGCCGGCTGACCGTCCATCAGGACCTGGTAGCGGCGGTAGCGGTCCCGGGAACCGCCCACGGCCCGGGCCAGGACGATCACCGAGGACGGCGGCGGGACCGGTCTCCCGGCACCACCGCTCCCGCCCGGTGTCCGGGCACCGTCCGCCGACCTGTTCTGCGCATCCATCGCAGCACCACCCCCCGTTTCTCCCCGGGTGGGAGACTACCCCTCCGTTTCGGCCTCCATCCGGGGGCGTCCGGCGGCGTGCCGGCCCCGGCGGGGGCGCGGGGAGCCGGCGCGGTAGCGGTTGGGGTCGGTGAGGGTGAGCACCAGGGCGAGTGCCGGCGGCACGGTCAGCAGGAGCAGGGTGAGGGTCATGACTGGCACCTCTTCCGATCGTGAGCGAACGGGGTGCTGGCAGTCTCGCCGGTTCGGGCGGGCCGGTAACCCCTCCTCATCCGCCCAGGCCAACCCGATCACCCGCCCCGCCCAGCACCCCTGCGACGACCGGCCGCACCGGCCCTCCCGTCCGGGTGACGACCCGTAACCCCCCGTCCGGCGGGCCACCCGCGCGCCGCCGGGGGGCGGGTCGGCGGGCGTCCTAAGCTCCCCTCGGACACGGAGAGAGGGGCGGTGGTGGACGGGTGCGGGCGCTGGTGCGGGGTGCGTGGCGGACGGTGCTGCCCGGTGGGGGCGACCCGCACGGGCCGCTGCCGCCGATGCTGCTGGGGCTGACCGTGCTCAGCGGGATGATCGACGCGGTGAGCTACCTGATGCTGGGTCACGTCTTCGTGGCGAACATGACCGGCAACGTGGTCTTCCTCGGCTTCGCGCTGGCCGGCGCGCCCGGGTTCTCGATCGCCTCCTCGCTGGTCGCGCTCGCCGCCTTCGCCGCGGGCGCGTTCCTCGGCGGGCGGCTGCTCGGGCCGGTCGCGCACCGCGGGCGCGCGCTGCTGCGGGCGATCGCGGCGGAGACCGTGCTGGTGGGCGCGGCCGCGCTGGTGCTGGCGGTCGACCCGCCGGCGGCGGGCAGCTCGGACAGCTCGCGCTACCTGAGCACCGCCGTGCTGGCGCTCGCGATGGGGATCCAGAACGCGCTGGTCGCACTCGTCGCCGTCCCCGACCTGACCACCACCGTGCTGACCCGCACGATCACCGCGGTGTTCGCCGAGTCGGGCCGCGCCGGCCGGTTCGAGGAGCGGGCCGGGCGCCAGCTGCTCTCCGTGCTGACCCTCGGCGGCGGGGCGCTGGTCGGCGCGGTGCTGGTGCGGCACACCGACCAGACCACCCCGCTGGCCGTGCCCGCCGCCCTGGCCGCGCTGCTCGCGCTCGCCGCCGCCGGCCCGGCCCGGTCCAACTCGGCCTGGACGCACCGCCCCTGACCCACCGCGCACCAACCATCCGGCGTATTCCCGGATCCGGGGTGGCCGATGTCACGCTGCGCCACCCCCCACCTACGGTGGCGTAGGTCACTTGAGATGGTGAAGCATCTCCGTCATGGCTGACCAACTGGAGACCCTTGACCTCAACTCCTACGCGGCCCTCGGGGACAGCTTCACCGAGGGACTGAACGACCCCGCGCCGGACGGCGGCTTCGCCGGGTGGGCGGACCGGCTCGCCGGGCTGCTGGCGGCGGGGCGTCCGGAGGGCGAGTTCCGTTACGCCAACCTGGCCATCCGCGGTCGGCTGCTCGACCAGATCATCGCCGAGCAGCTCCCGCAGGTGCGCCGGCTGGCCCCCGACCTGGCGACGCTGTGCGCGGGCGGCAACGACATCCTGCGCCCGGGCGCCGACCCGGACGAGGTGGCGGAGCGCTTCGAGAACGCGGTGGTGGCGCTGCGCGAGAGCGCCGGCCGGGTGCTGATCTTCACCGGGTTCGACACCCGGGGGGTGCCGCTGCTGAAGCACCTGCGCGGCAAGATCGCCACGTACAACATGCACATGCGCGCGGTGGCCGACCGCAACGACTGCGCGGTGGCGGACCTCTGGTCGCTGCGCACGCTGCAGGACCGGCGGGCCTGGAGCGAGGACCGGCTGCACCTGTCCCCCGAGGGCCACCAGCGGGTCGCCCTGTTGGCCGCCCGCTCGCTCGGGCTGGCCACCGCGGACGACCCGGCCGAGCCGTGGCCGACCGAGCACCCGCACAGCCCGGCCGAGGTGCGCCAGGAGAACATCCAGTGGGCGCGCGAGCACCTGCTGCCGTGGGTGGGCCGGCGGCTGCGCGGGGAGTCCTCCGGCGACCACGTCGAGGCGAAGCGCCCCGACCTGCTGCCGCTCTGACGCACCAGCAGCACACAACCGGGCCGGCCCCCGTGACGGGGGCCGGCCCGGTTCGTTCCCGCGGCAGGTTCAGCTGACCTGCCAGATCGCGCCGTGCCCGCCGATCAGCGCGACGGCCAGCACGACCAGGTCGGCCGCGCCCAGTGCCATGCCGAGCAGCGCCCGGCCGCGCCGCCCGGTGCCCCGGGCCAGCGACAGGCCGCCGAGCACCAGGGCGAGCGGGCCGAGCACCAGGTTGAAGAGCAGCAGTCCGATCAGCCCGAGCACGAAGGAGGCGACGGCCATGCCGTCGGACTCCCCGACCCGGACCCGCTCGGCCGCACCGGGCGCCACCGCCGTGGTCGTGGTCGTGGTGTCCATCAGCGGGTCACCGCCGCACGGTCGCGGCGCAGCCGGGCCAGGCCCTCGCGGGCCCCGAAGAGCAGCAGCCAGCCGCCGATCAGCGCGGCCGCGAGCAGGAAACCGGAGAGCGGCAGGTGCGCGGCGGCACCGATCAGGACCCCGGCCAGAAGCAGCACGAAGAAGAACATGACACCCTCTCAGCCTTTTCAGCTAACAACTGTTCGCCGACATCTCCAGCATACGCTGGCCAAAGTCGGCGAACGGTTGTTTACTGAATGACGTGAGTCACACTTCCGAAGCAAGCGGCCCGACGGCACCCGAGCAGCCGAGACCCGGCGGCACCCGGCAGGCCCAGAAGGAGCAGAGCCGCCGCGCCCTGCTCGACGCCGGTCTGCGCCTGCTGGAGCACCAGAACCTGAGCAGCCTGGGCGTGCGCGAGCTGACCCGGGAGGCGGGCCTGTCCCCCGCCGGCTTCTACCGCCACTTCCGCGACCTGGACGAGCTGGGCGTGGTGCTGGTCGCCGAGTCGCTGGCCAGCCTGCACCTGATGATCCGTCGGATCCTGGCCGAGCAGGGCGAGCCGAGTGAGCTGATCGACCGGACCATCGCGGTGATCGCCCGGCACGTGCGCGAGCACCGCCCGCACATGCGCTTCCTGGCCCGCGAGCGGCACGGCGGGGTGCAGCCGGTGCGCGAGGCGATCGCGGCCGAGCTGGCCGCCTTCACCAGCGAGACCGCGGCGGCGCTCGGCGCCCTGCCGGACGGCGCGGGCTGGAGCGAGCCGGAGCTGCGGATGCTGGCGGGGCTCTACGTGGAGCACCTGGTGGCCACGGCCGCCGCCTTCCTGGAGGCGCCGACCGGCTCGCGCGCCGCCGAACGGCGGATCGCGGCGCTGGCCCGCGACCAGCTGCGGCTGATCAGCATCGGCCGCCGCCACTGGCTCGCCGACCGGCCCGCACAAGACTGAGCGCGCGGGGCGGGCCGGTCAGCCTGCCGCCGCGCACACCATCGGACGGGTGACTTCCACCCCGGCGCAGTGTCCTCCCCGAGGGGCGCGCGTTGCACACGGCGTCGGTACGTACACCGGCGGTCGGCCCGTGGCAGCCGCGCCGCCGGTCCTTCGGAAGGAAGATGACCCATGATCAAGAAGGTTCTGGCTGGCGCCGGTCTCGCCGTGGCGTCGGTTGCGGCGATCGCCTCCCCGGCCATGGCCATCGGCGACGCGGACGGCTCGGGCGCCTCGGTCTCCGGTGACGGCGGCACCAACCACACCGGCACCGTCGGGGACCACAGCCCCAACTACCACGCCCTGGACAACCTGAACCTGTGCCTGCCCGAGGTGCACCACGTCCAGGTCGGCCTCATCCCGGTCCAGGCGGACGTCCCGATCGCCAACCAGCAGCTGCACCAGATCTGCAACGTGGGCCAGACCACCCAGGCCAACGGCGACGGCGCGCTGCTCTCGCACGCGATCGGCTGACCCCACCAGGTCGAACACACTCAGGGCGGGCCCCACCGGGGCCCGCCCTGAGTCGTCCTCATGATCGTTGGCCCCGTGTTCACCCGCGAGCACCACCCCGTCACAAGTGGTCTATACCAATCGGCTACTCTGGTGCGCGGACGCTGTTCGACACGGCTGTGGGGGCCACATGACTGTCCATCACCTTCCGGCACCACCGAACGACCAGGAGCTCTACTGGTACTTCGGCCCGCAACGCCGGTGGGTCCTGCTCTGTACATCGCTCGCCTTCGTCCTGACGGCGGCGACCATGCTCACGTTCGCACTGCGCACCCCGGCACTGTGGGGGTTCCTCGCCGTGCTGGCGCTCAACGTGCTGGCCCTGGCGCTCTCCTCGGCCAACAGCCTGCGCACCCGCCGACTCACCAGGCAGTCGCACGAGGTGCTGGTGCGCGCCTGGCAACCGACCGACGGCGCGCCGAGCGTCGACCTCTACCTGCCGACCTGCGGCGAGCCGCTGGACGTGCTCGCCAACGCCTACCGCGCGGTGGCCGCCGCCCACTGGCCCGGCCGGCTCGCCGTCTGGGTGCTGGACGACGCGGACCGGGGTGAAGTCGCCGCGCTGGCAGCGGAGTTCGGCTTCGAGTACGTGGTCCGCCCGGACCGCGGCGCGTTCAAGAAGGCCGGCAACCTGAACCACGCGCTGACCCTGTCCGACGGCGAGCTCATCGCCATCCTGGACGCCGACTTCGCGCCGCGCCCGGACTTCCTGCACCACCTGGTGCCGTACTTCGCCGACCCGGCGATCGGCATCGTGCAGAGCCCGCAGTGCTTCGACACCGACGCCTCGATGAACTGGATCGAACGCGCCGCCGGCTCCGCCCAGGAGTGGTTCTTCCGCTGGATCCAGCCCTCCCGGGACGCCAGCGACGCGGCCATCTGCTGCGGCAGCAACGCCGTCTACCGGCGCAGCGCGCTCGCGGCGGCCGGCGGCTTCGCCCGGCTCGACCACAGCGAGGACCTGTACACCGGGCTCGCGCTGCACGAGCAGGGGTTCCGCACCCTCTACGTGCCGGTGCTGGTGGCCAAGGGCACCTCGCCCGACAGCCTGGCCTCCTTCGTCAACCAGCAGTACCGCTGGGCGATGGGCAACCTGCACCTGCTGACCAGCCGTGACCTGGGGCGGATCGGGGCGCCCTGGCGGATGCGGCTCTGCTTCTACGAGGGCATCGTCGGCTACCTGACGATGGCCGTGAACATCTTCGCCGCGCCACTGCCGCCGCTGGTGATGCTCTACTGCTACCCCTCCCAGGTGCGGCCCTGGCACGTGCTGCCGCTGCTCGCACCGCTCTGGCTCTGGCACGTGCTGCTGCCCCGGGTGAGCCGCACCCGCTGGCGGGTCGAGGTGATCCGGGCCAACGTGCTGATGAGCATCGCGGCCGGCGCCGCCTTCCTGCACACCCTGCGCGGGCGCACCGCCGCCTGGGTGCCGACCGGCGCCGGCACCGCCCGGCCCGGCGGACTGGCCCGCCGGGTGGTCCTGGTGTCGCTGCTCTGGACGGCGGGCTCCTTGCTGGCCACCGCCGCCGGACTCGCCCGGGCCGTCGCCGACCAGGGCTGGGAGACCACCTGGGGCCTCGGCCTCTACCTGGTGGTGCAGGCCCAGATCGGGCTGCCGCTGGTGCGCGACCTGCTGGCCGAGCTGCGGCCGCGCCGCGAGCGCCCCGCACCCGCCACCGCTGCCCTGCGCGAGCGGGCCGCCGCCCTGCTGACCCGGCGCGAGCCCGCCGCCGGCGTGCTGCCCCGCCGCTGGCCCGAGAGCCTCGCGGTGACCGCCGCACTGGGCCTGACCGCACTGCTCGCCTCCGGTTGGGTCAGCCCGATGCTGCCCTGGCTCGGCTGAAAGGTTCCGATACACCCATGGCTGTCACCCTGGTTCCGGCTGCCCCGTCGGAGCCCGTACCTCCTGCTGCCCGCGGCCCGGTGCCGCGCGAGCCCGGGTTCCGCCCGGACATCGAGGGCCTGCGCGCGCTCGCCCTGCTGGCGGTGCTCGCCTTCCACGCCGGGATCCCGCACCTGGCGGGCGGCTTCGTCGGCGTCGACGTCTTCTTCGTGATCTCCGGCTACCTGATCACCGGTCAACTGCTGCGCGAGGCAAGGCTCAGCGGGCGGATACGGCTGGCCGAGTTCTACTCCCGCCGAGCCCGCCGGCTGCTGCCCTCGGCCGCCGCGGTGCTCTCGGTGGTGGCGCTGGCGGGGGTCTGGCTCACCGGACCGCTGCGCCGCGCCGACCTGGAGCACGACGTGCTGGCGGCCGCCCTGTCGGTGGCCAACTGGCGCTACGTGGCCGAGCAGACCGACTACCTGGCCGCCGGGCGCGATCCGAGCCCGCTGCTGCACTTCTGGTCGCTCGCGGTGGAGGAGCAGTTCTACCTGCTCTGGGCCCCGCTGCTGGCCCTGCTGCTCTGGCTGACCAGGCGTCACTTCCGGTGGGCCTGGGCCGCCTTGGTGACCCTGATGATGCTGGCCTCGTTCGCCCTGTCGCTGCGCTGGACGCACGGCTCGGTCTCGCTGGCCTACCTCGGCTCGCCCTCGCGGGCCTGGCAGCTGGGCGCGGGCGCCGCGCTGGCGCTGCTGCCGGCCGAGCGGCTGCGGCTCCCGCACCCGCTGCGGGCGCTGGTCGGCTGGGCCGGCCTGGCGGCCGTCGGCTGGTCGGTGCTGGAGTTCACCGGCCTTACCCCGTACCCGGGTTGGGCGGCGCTGCTGCCGACCGCGGGCGCCGCCGCGCTGCTCCTGGCGGGCATCGGCGCCGAGACGCCGTACGGGCCGGGCCGGCTGCTCGGGCTGCGCGCCCCGCGCGCCGTCGGCCGGCTCTCCTACACCCTCTACCTGTGGCACTGGCCGGTGCTGGTGCTGGTGCAGGCCCGGTTCGGCAGCCTGGGCTGGCCAGCCCTGACCGCACTGACCGCAGCCTCCGCACTGCCCGCGCTGGCCACCATGCGGTGGATCGAGCGGCCGCTGCGCCGCAACCGGGTGGTCGTCGAACTGCCGCGTCGAGGGCTCTCGTTGGGCCTGAGCGCGGTGATCCTGCCGGTGGTGCTGGCACTGGTGGTCGGGACCGGGACGCTGCGGCTGCTCGGCCCCGGCACGCCGGTGAACCTGGCCGGCCTGCCGCCGGGCGCGCCGTCCGGCCCGACCCTGCTGCTGCCCTCCACCGCCCCGCGCACCGTGCCGGCGGTGGTGCCGACGGCGGCGCAGGCCCGCAAGGACTTCCCGCCGGACGGCGCCTGCGAGGTGCCGCCGACCGCGACCAGCAGCCCGCCCTGCACCTTCGGCGACACCTCCACCGGCAACCGGATCGTGCTGCTCGGCGACTCGCACGCCGGCCAGTGGTTCTCCGCCCTGCTCGGCATCGCCGGCGAACGGCACTGGGCGCTGGAGGAGCTGGTGAAACAGGGCTGCCCGCTGCCGCAACTGACGGTTACCAACCCGCAGTTGGGCCGGGAGTACCGGGAGTGCGACAGCTGGCGGGCGAACGCCCTGGACCGGCTGCGCACCGAGCCCAAGCCCCGGCTGATCGTGATCGGCTCGCTCAACCGCTACACCCAGGACCAGCAACTGCTCTCGCACGCCTGGGAGCAGACCCTCGCCCCGCTGCGCGCGCTCGGCGTGCCGATCGTCTACCTGACCGACACCCCGATCCCGGGCCAGGACGTGCCGGCCTGCGTCTCCGGCCACCCGGACGACCCGGGCGCCTGCTCCTTCCCGAGGGCCTCGGCGACCTGGCCGGACCCGCTGGCCGAGGCGGTGGCGGCCGGGCGGGAACCGGGCGTGCGGGCGGTCTCGGTGAACCAGGTGCTCTGCCCCGGCTCGGGCGGCAGCTGCCCGGCGGTGCTGGAGCACATCCTGCTCTACCGGGACGACGCGCACCTGACCAACGTCGCCGCCGTGGTGCTCGCGCCCCGGCTGGAGAA
Protein-coding regions in this window:
- a CDS encoding YoaK family protein — protein: MRALVRGAWRTVLPGGGDPHGPLPPMLLGLTVLSGMIDAVSYLMLGHVFVANMTGNVVFLGFALAGAPGFSIASSLVALAAFAAGAFLGGRLLGPVAHRGRALLRAIAAETVLVGAAALVLAVDPPAAGSSDSSRYLSTAVLALAMGIQNALVALVAVPDLTTTVLTRTITAVFAESGRAGRFEERAGRQLLSVLTLGGGALVGAVLVRHTDQTTPLAVPAALAALLALAAAGPARSNSAWTHRP
- a CDS encoding SGNH/GDSL hydrolase family protein, translating into MADQLETLDLNSYAALGDSFTEGLNDPAPDGGFAGWADRLAGLLAAGRPEGEFRYANLAIRGRLLDQIIAEQLPQVRRLAPDLATLCAGGNDILRPGADPDEVAERFENAVVALRESAGRVLIFTGFDTRGVPLLKHLRGKIATYNMHMRAVADRNDCAVADLWSLRTLQDRRAWSEDRLHLSPEGHQRVALLAARSLGLATADDPAEPWPTEHPHSPAEVRQENIQWAREHLLPWVGRRLRGESSGDHVEAKRPDLLPL
- a CDS encoding glycosyltransferase family 2 protein, with protein sequence MTVHHLPAPPNDQELYWYFGPQRRWVLLCTSLAFVLTAATMLTFALRTPALWGFLAVLALNVLALALSSANSLRTRRLTRQSHEVLVRAWQPTDGAPSVDLYLPTCGEPLDVLANAYRAVAAAHWPGRLAVWVLDDADRGEVAALAAEFGFEYVVRPDRGAFKKAGNLNHALTLSDGELIAILDADFAPRPDFLHHLVPYFADPAIGIVQSPQCFDTDASMNWIERAAGSAQEWFFRWIQPSRDASDAAICCGSNAVYRRSALAAAGGFARLDHSEDLYTGLALHEQGFRTLYVPVLVAKGTSPDSLASFVNQQYRWAMGNLHLLTSRDLGRIGAPWRMRLCFYEGIVGYLTMAVNIFAAPLPPLVMLYCYPSQVRPWHVLPLLAPLWLWHVLLPRVSRTRWRVEVIRANVLMSIAAGAAFLHTLRGRTAAWVPTGAGTARPGGLARRVVLVSLLWTAGSLLATAAGLARAVADQGWETTWGLGLYLVVQAQIGLPLVRDLLAELRPRRERPAPATAALRERAAALLTRREPAAGVLPRRWPESLAVTAALGLTALLASGWVSPMLPWLG
- a CDS encoding acyltransferase family protein, with the protein product MAVTLVPAAPSEPVPPAARGPVPREPGFRPDIEGLRALALLAVLAFHAGIPHLAGGFVGVDVFFVISGYLITGQLLREARLSGRIRLAEFYSRRARRLLPSAAAVLSVVALAGVWLTGPLRRADLEHDVLAAALSVANWRYVAEQTDYLAAGRDPSPLLHFWSLAVEEQFYLLWAPLLALLLWLTRRHFRWAWAALVTLMMLASFALSLRWTHGSVSLAYLGSPSRAWQLGAGAALALLPAERLRLPHPLRALVGWAGLAAVGWSVLEFTGLTPYPGWAALLPTAGAAALLLAGIGAETPYGPGRLLGLRAPRAVGRLSYTLYLWHWPVLVLVQARFGSLGWPALTALTAASALPALATMRWIERPLRRNRVVVELPRRGLSLGLSAVILPVVLALVVGTGTLRLLGPGTPVNLAGLPPGAPSGPTLLLPSTAPRTVPAVVPTAAQARKDFPPDGACEVPPTATSSPPCTFGDTSTGNRIVLLGDSHAGQWFSALLGIAGERHWALEELVKQGCPLPQLTVTNPQLGREYRECDSWRANALDRLRTEPKPRLIVIGSLNRYTQDQQLLSHAWEQTLAPLRALGVPIVYLTDTPIPGQDVPACVSGHPDDPGACSFPRASATWPDPLAEAVAAGREPGVRAVSVNQVLCPGSGGSCPAVLEHILLYRDDAHLTNVAAVVLAPRLEKLLADAGLVPAKGVTELLHDDFQGAAGSPPDPSRWVYDTGTCYPGCPAPQWGTGELETMTDSTQNVHLDGQGALEIVPTRGPDGRWSSGRLESKSADLAAPPGGVLRIEAQIQLPDATGPAAGGIWPAFWTLGGALRNGYTGWPGIGELDVMESVNGRGSILGTMHCGTTPGGPCQEPQGLGSGEHPCQDCQSGYHTFAVEVDRSTSPEQVRWYLDATEYHRVTADQVDPAAWDQAVHHGMFLVLDVAVGGGLPAALGGTATAATEPGHPMRVREVSVTTRAAG
- a CDS encoding rodlet layer protein; this encodes MIKKVLAGAGLAVASVAAIASPAMAIGDADGSGASVSGDGGTNHTGTVGDHSPNYHALDNLNLCLPEVHHVQVGLIPVQADVPIANQQLHQICNVGQTTQANGDGALLSHAIG
- a CDS encoding DUF4190 domain-containing protein, which translates into the protein MDTTTTTTAVAPGAAERVRVGESDGMAVASFVLGLIGLLLFNLVLGPLALVLGGLSLARGTGRRGRALLGMALGAADLVVLAVALIGGHGAIWQVS
- a CDS encoding TetR family transcriptional regulator; its protein translation is MSHTSEASGPTAPEQPRPGGTRQAQKEQSRRALLDAGLRLLEHQNLSSLGVRELTREAGLSPAGFYRHFRDLDELGVVLVAESLASLHLMIRRILAEQGEPSELIDRTIAVIARHVREHRPHMRFLARERHGGVQPVREAIAAELAAFTSETAAALGALPDGAGWSEPELRMLAGLYVEHLVATAAAFLEAPTGSRAAERRIAALARDQLRLISIGRRHWLADRPAQD